Sequence from the Erythrobacter insulae genome:
ACCGCTTTGGAGGCCGCCCGATGAAAGTTTTGACAGGCAATGACCTGAAAACCGGCGATGTGATCTGGTGGACTGGATCTGGCTGGTCGCGGCATGTCGATGACGCTGCCGATGCGGGCGAACGGGCGGAAGAAATCCTTGCGACAGAAGAAGCCGCGCGGCGCGTAAACGTGCCCTACACGATCACAGCAACACGCGAAGAGAACGGACATATCCGTCCTGCCCATATCAAAGACCGCGTACGCGCGCTTGGCCCAACCGTTCGGCCTGATCTCACGCTTAAACCCCAAGACCCCGAAGCTCTCGACTGGGTAATCTGACATGTACAAATACGATTCATATGACCAAGCGATGGTGAATGCCCGCGTCGAGGAATTCCGCGATCAGGCCAACCGCCGCCTGCAAGGCAAGCTGTCCGAAGACCAGTTCAAGCCATTGCGGCTGATGAACGGCCTCTATCTTCAACTGCACGCCTATATGCTCCGGGTTGCCATCCCCTACGGCACGCTGAACGGCGATCAGATGACGGCATTGGCCAATATCGCGGACAAATATGACCGCGGTTATGGTCACTTTACCACCCGGCAAAACCTGCAATACAACTGGATCAAGCTGGAGGATGCAGCTGATATCCTTGCCGATCTTGCCAAGGTTGAGATGCACGCGATCCAGACGAGCGGGAATTGCATCCGCAATATCTCATCCGATCATTTCGCCGGCGCGGCGCATGATGAACTGGTCGATCCGCGCCCCTATGCGGAATTGCTGCGCCAGTGGTCGAGCTTCCACCCGGAATTCACCTATTTGCCGCGCAAGTTCAAAATTTGTGTGATCGCGTCGGAAAAAGACCGTGCAGCCATGCGCCTGCACGATATCGGCATTCAGATTGTCGAACAAAATGGCGAAATTGGCGCTGCGTTCTATGTTGGCGGCGGCATGGGCAGAACCCCGATGATCGCCCCGATGATCCGCGATTTCGTGCCCCTTGACGAGCTGATCACCTATGCCGAGGCGTGCCTGCGGGTCTACAACCGCTATGGCCGCCGCGATAACAAATACAAGGCGCGCATCAAGATCCTCGTTCACGAACTGGGCAAGGACGAATACACCCGGCAGGTCGAAGAAGAGTTCGCGCACATGCTGGACCAAGGGGTCGAGCCGCCGCGCGAGGAGCTGGAACGGATCAAGCCATTTTTCGCCGACCCTGCATTTGAGGATGGAGCAAAGACCGTCGATCGCTCTGATCCCGATTTTGCGCTGTGGGTTGATCGCAACACCCATCGCCACAAGCATGATAGCTATGTCAGCGCCGTCATTTCGTTAAAGCCGGTCGCCGGAATCCCCGGAGATGCGACAGGCGATCAAATGCGTCTGATGGCAAAGCTCGCCAAACAATACAGCGTTGACGAGCTGCGCATTATGCACACGCAAAATGTCGTGTTGCCGCATGTGAAGATCGCCGATCTGCATGCGCTTTGGACGCAATTGGACGCGGCTGGGCTTGGCTCCCCCAATATGGACACGATCGAAGATATGATCGCATGCCCCGGCCTCGATTATTGTGCGCTCGCCAATGCGCGCTCGATCCCGCTTGCTCAACGTATTTCCGAAAAATTCGATGCCAGCGGCAAGACCGAAAAGCTCGGCGAATTGAAGCTCAAAATCTCCGGCTGCATCAATGCCTGCGGGCACCACCATGCCGGACATATCGGCATCCTTGGCGTCGATAAAAAGGGCAAGGAAAACTACCAGCTCTCGCTCGGCGGGAGCGAGGC
This genomic interval carries:
- a CDS encoding DUF2849 domain-containing protein codes for the protein MKVLTGNDLKTGDVIWWTGSGWSRHVDDAADAGERAEEILATEEAARRVNVPYTITATREENGHIRPAHIKDRVRALGPTVRPDLTLKPQDPEALDWVI
- a CDS encoding nitrite/sulfite reductase; this encodes MYKYDSYDQAMVNARVEEFRDQANRRLQGKLSEDQFKPLRLMNGLYLQLHAYMLRVAIPYGTLNGDQMTALANIADKYDRGYGHFTTRQNLQYNWIKLEDAADILADLAKVEMHAIQTSGNCIRNISSDHFAGAAHDELVDPRPYAELLRQWSSFHPEFTYLPRKFKICVIASEKDRAAMRLHDIGIQIVEQNGEIGAAFYVGGGMGRTPMIAPMIRDFVPLDELITYAEACLRVYNRYGRRDNKYKARIKILVHELGKDEYTRQVEEEFAHMLDQGVEPPREELERIKPFFADPAFEDGAKTVDRSDPDFALWVDRNTHRHKHDSYVSAVISLKPVAGIPGDATGDQMRLMAKLAKQYSVDELRIMHTQNVVLPHVKIADLHALWTQLDAAGLGSPNMDTIEDMIACPGLDYCALANARSIPLAQRISEKFDASGKTEKLGELKLKISGCINACGHHHAGHIGILGVDKKGKENYQLSLGGSEAEDVSLAKITGPGFDEDGVIEAVEKVTDVYLDKREGEERFLDTYRRIGMAPFKEALYG